The DNA sequence TTACTAAAGATGAGTTAAATTATATTATATCTGTTATAAAAAAGTTCTACTCTATCTAATGATTTTTTCAATATAAAATGATTCTGCTAATTCTTTACCACATTTTGTCCCTTCAGACTTTGCAATGATCTCTAAATTTTCGATTGAACGAGGATGAGGAAAAGGATGTAGTTCACTCTCATAAGCACACATTGCTTGAACCTTTGCCTTTAAGTCTTCCTTAGTAATCGAATTAAAATAATTTTTTCTTGCTTGCATAAGTTGTGAAGACTGATATTCAATACTTGAAGGTATATCAAAAGTGTAGACTTCTGTTGTTGTATTACTCGGAGTTGATCTGAAGGCCGTGAGGACAGCTTTATTTGTGATTTGATGGTCAATATTTAAATCATTGTATGAATGAGTGTATACTATATTGGGATTATAATCTTTTTTTACTTTTTCAATTTCTTGGATGATTTCGATAAGTGGGTAGCTATCGAGTCTATTATCTTTTAACGATAGTTTTTTGTGATTTTGTACCCCAAGTATATTGAGAGCTTTTAGGTATTCTTGATGACGGTTTTGAATATCTTTACCTTGGGCCGAAGTACTATCAGTGAGGACTAGTACATATACATCATCATTGTTTCTAATATGTTTATGTATCGTTGCACCACAACCCAATACTTCATCGTCAGCATGAGCAACAATTACTAAGATTTTTTCATTCATGGTGCCACCTTTTCAAAACTCCAATAGTCATCACACTCACATAGCTTAAATGGGCAGACTATTGAACTTGTTTTGAAGTCACAAGTTAGTATATGTTTCTTCGTACTCTTACAAGCGTATGAAACTTGTGCGTCATAGTGAATAATAAAGGCCCTAATATCACACTTCCAACCTTCTAGTTGATTGTAGCCATTATTTAAAAATTCAGATTTTGAAATATGCTTTTGTGTCTTGGCCGTTTTAATCAAAGTCGTTTCTTTATTTTCTAATTTAGCTACTTTCTCTTCGCAGATCTTGATAAAAGCTTCAATCTCTTCTTGATAGCTTTCATATGAAACAGAATGACTCGTTTCTTTATGTAGTCTTATACAATTTAAGGTATGTTTATTTTCTTGAGCAAGTTTATATAGATTTTCGAATGTATGTTTATATTTTTCAAACTCTTCTAATTTATTAGTGAAAAGAAATGCCGTATCCATCTGATATTTATTGGAT is a window from the Bacteriovorax sp. BAL6_X genome containing:
- a CDS encoding PIG-L deacetylase family protein — its product is MNEKILVIVAHADDEVLGCGATIHKHIRNNDDVYVLVLTDSTSAQGKDIQNRHQEYLKALNILGVQNHKKLSLKDNRLDSYPLIEIIQEIEKVKKDYNPNIVYTHSYNDLNIDHQITNKAVLTAFRSTPSNTTTEVYTFDIPSSIEYQSSQLMQARKNYFNSITKEDLKAKVQAMCAYESELHPFPHPRSIENLEIIAKSEGTKCGKELAESFYIEKIIR
- a CDS encoding radical SAM protein, with protein sequence MQYENEEIIAIGEGSPLNINWEMVSHCQFDCSYCYYRPFNSNTEYTTLSKIVLKKLKAIEEDFIINLIGGEPSLHPNFISIIEELETIQNLKEIRIVTNFVKPESFWLKLPVSEKIKITASFHPEYPNKGFIEKIDLLSNKYQMDTAFLFTNKLEEFEKYKHTFENLYKLAQENKHTLNCIRLHKETSHSVSYESYQEEIEAFIKICEEKVAKLENKETTLIKTAKTQKHISKSEFLNNGYNQLEGWKCDIRAFIIHYDAQVSYACKSTKKHILTCDFKTSSIVCPFKLCECDDYWSFEKVAP